The nucleotide window CGCCGTAGAGGCCGGCGGACGCGTAGCGGAATCCGTCGCTCGCGCCGAGACGTCGAAGGAGCGCGACGAGACAAGACACTGCCACCAGATGCCAGAGCACGCTGTGCAGATGGAACGCCCAGGGCCGGCCGCCGCCGACCTGCCAGTCCACCATGTAGGTGAAGGTGACGAACGGCCGGTACGTCGACTCATTCGAGAGGCGGAAGTAGTCCGACGAGAACAGGCGGCCGATCTGTCCTGGATCGCTCAGCAGACCGGAAGCGAGCGTGACGACGTCCGGATCGTCGTAGGTGAAGCCGTTCGAGAGCGATGGGCTGTAGACGAGGGCGATCCAGATCAGCAGCAGGGCGGCGGGCCAGCGGCGGACGGGCTGCGGTGAGAACACATCGCGCGGCGCGGCTGGCTGTTCACGCGCTCGGCGGCGGCGATTCGCCCGAGCCATCGCGTGAGGCTACCACACGCATTCGGCGCCTCCCCAAACGGGTGAGGCGGCTCGTTGCGCCGATCCGTAGGATGGATCCATGGCGACGTGGGGACCGCAGGTGCCTGGATCTCAGCCGGCGAGCGACGACGTCGATCTGCTCGATGCGTACTCCCGCGCGGTCATCGGCGCGGTCGACGTCGTCAGCCCCGCGGTCGTCGGCGTCGAGGTCGCACGCCGCCGGCGCGACGCGGCAGCGGCGCCGCGCGACGGGCAGGCCGCCGGATCCGGCTTCATCTTCGCGCCCGACGGTCTCGTCATCACCAACAGCCATGTCGTCGACGGAGCGGCCGCGGTCCAGGTCATACAGCAGGACGGGCAGCGGCACGACGCGGACCTGATCGGCGACGATCCCGCGACGGACCTCGCGGTGCTGCGCATCAGCGGCGGACCGTTCCCATGGGTCAGCCTCGGCGACTCGTCGTCGATCCGCGTCGGCCAGGTGGTCGTCGCGCTCGGCAACCCGTACGGCTTCCAGTGCACCGTCACGAGCGGCGTCGTGAGCGCGCTCGGCCGGTCGCTGCGCGGCCGCACGGGCCGGCTGATCGACGAGATCGTCCAGACGGACGCCGCGCTCAACCCCGGCAATTCCGGCGGCCCGCTCGTCACGACCGCCGGTCACGTCGTCGGCGTCAATACGGCGATCATCATGGGCGCGCAGGGGCTGTCGTTCGCGATCGCGAGCAACATCGTGCGCTTCGTCGTCTCGCACCTGCTGCAGGAAGGACGCGTGCGCCGCAGCTACCTTGGCGTGGCGGGAGAGCGCGTGCCCGTCGGCCGCGCCCTGGCGCGCGCGCATCAACTGCACACGTCGAGCGGCATCCGTGTGATGGCCGTCGAGCCGAGCGGGCCGGCGGCCGCTGCCGGCGTGCGGCAGGGGGATATCGTCGTGAGCTTCGCCGGCGTCCCCATCGGCGGCGTGGACGAGCTGCACCGCCTTCTCGACGCGGACCGCATCGGGCGGCCGGCCGAGCTCGGCGTGATCAGGATGGGCGAGCTGCACCGGGTCACGGTCGTGCCGCGAGGAGACTGGCCCGCCTGACGCGACGGCCGCGGCGGGACTTTAGATCGCGATCAGGCCCTCGGCCAGCGCGAGCCGGACGGCACCGGTGCGGTTGCGTGCGCCGAGCTTGCCGCAGATCGCGGCGACGTGGAACTTCACGGTCTGATCGCTGATCCCGAGCCGCGCGGCGATCGCCTTGTTCGGCAGCCCGTCAGCCATGAGCGTCAGCACCTCGAGCTCTCGCGGCGTCAACGGGTCCGCCGGCGGTGCCGCACGGGCCGCGAGCTCCTCTTGCCCGCTCGACGGATCCGCGAGCAGCACGGCGTCGGCCCGGACGCCGGCGCGGCGTGCCGCGGCCAGCGATTCGAATTCCCCCGCGATGCTCTAGCCCGCGGCCGCGAGCGACGGCCGAAGCCGCTCGCGCGTTCCCGCCGGACCCACGAGGACGACGCGCATCAAGGATGTGGACGCGTTCCGACGATGACGGTTGCGTCGATCGTCGAGCCGCCGCGCAGCAGGCGCACGCCGACCTCGCGTCCGACGCGCCCGTCGTCGAGCAGCGCCAGCAGGTCCACGGGCGATTCCACCGCCTGCGCGTCGAAGCGGACGATGACGTCGCCCACCATCAGCCCGGCGCGCTCGGCCGGGCTCTCGGGCGAGATGCCGACGATCAGCAGTCCGCGCTGCGGCGATCGTGCGTCCTGCTGACCCGGCGGAAGGCGCACGGCCTGGCCGGCGATGCCGAGGTAGCCGCGGCGCGGCGTGCCGTGCTCCGCGAGCCGGGCCGCGACTCGGCCGACGATGTCGGCGGGGATGACCACCGCGAGGCCGCGGATCGCCTGGGCCGTCGCGACGCCGGCGAACCGGCCGGACACGTCGAGCACGGCACCGCCCGCGAATCCGCCGTGCATGGGCGCGGTCGTGCGCATCACCCGCTCGATCGCGCGGCCGGGGCCGGTTGGCAGCGGGCCGCCGACGATCGCGACGATGCCGGACGTCGCGGTGACGACGTTGCTCCACGAGCGCGCGATGCCCACGATCAGGTGACCGGTCCTCGGCGGCGGCGCCTCGGCCTCGAACGGCTGGAGCGGCGCCCCAGTCACCTTCAGCAACGAGAGGCCGGTCGCAGGATCCCAACCACGCAGCTCGGCATCGTGTGCGGTGCCGTCCGAGGTTCGAAGCCGGAGCCCGCGCTCCTGACCGATGGCGCGTGTCGTCGTCACCACGAGATCCGGGTGGAGCACCACGCCGCTGGCTGGCCGTCGCCGGCCCTGCACCTGGACGACCGACGCGGAGGCACGGTCGACGAGATCGGCGAGCTGTTCGGAGAAGCCGCTGAGGGACATGGCGTTCATGCGGCCATCGTGACATCCGGCCGGTCGTCACGGATCACCCGGATGGGCGGGTCGCTGGACAATCCGATCCGGGAGTTCTTATCGTAGCGGACGATGCCGTACGCATTTCCGGCGGACCTGGCCGAGCAGGTGCTCAGCCGATGGACGACGTTCGTCGCCCGTCACGATCGCCCCGCGCCCCCGCTGCCGCCGATCGCGCAGTTGCGGTACATCCTGGAGACCGCCTTCTTCGCCAGCTTCGCGCGAGAGGAAGGGCGGACGCTGAAGTTCACGTTGTGCTGCGCGCCGGACGTGCGGGTGCTGCGCGAAGGCGAGTCGGAGCCGGTGCCGATCATCCCGTTCGTGAACCGGCGGCGGTTGACCTGCGACGCGATCCGCTCGCTGGCGCCCGCGGTGGCGCCGTCGAACGCCGCGATGCTGGTGGTGTGCGATCCGGCAGGGCAGGCGTCGGACTGCACGATTGCCGGCGTGCTGAACATCGGGGCCAATCTCGTGCGTGCGCGGCGCGGCCGGTCCATCTACCAGCGCCCGGCGCCGTATGCGCTGCTCGTCGACGTCCGCGATGCCGGCGAGCTGCACATCTACCGGGGCGGCATCAAGCTCGCGACGCTGAAGTCCGGGAGCCTGCAGGATCAGTTGGCGTTCTCCGAGCTCGAGTTCCTGCCGATCAGCGATCTGCTGACGCGGGGCGTGGAGCAGTTGCGGCCGCGCATCGTCGGGCCGACGCGCGAGCCTGCGCGGGAGACGTCGGACTTCGAGTGGACGGCGTTGCTCAACACCGTGCTGGCGCTCGTGAGCGGCCTCGAGTCGCACGGGCACGGCGGCACGCTGCTCGTCACGGCGCCCGGCGCGGAATCGTCGCTGCCCGTGCGGATGAAGTTCGACGTCGACGAGCGCAACAGCGTGCTGCCCGATCGCTTCGTCGCGCTGGTCAACGCGCGGCATGCGCTGGTCGACGCGCGGCGCGCCCGCGCGCAGCCGGAGGGCGGACGCGTGCCCGACGCGGACCTGCCGCACCTGCAGGATGCGACCACGATCGCGGAGGACGACCTGGCCACGGCGGCCGACGTCGTCGCGCAGTTCAGCGCCATCGACGGCGCGCTCATCGTGTGCACGGACCTGCGCGTGCTCGGTTTCGGCGCGGAGATCGTCGTCGACGCGTCGCGGCCGGTGCCGGCCTACGAGGTGACCGGCCATGCGCAACGCGGCGCGGCCTGGCCGGCGGTGGACGGCGAGAGCTTCGGCATGCGGCATCGCTCCGCGCTCCGGTGCGTGGGGGCGGCGGAGCAGACCGCCGCGTTCGTGGTCTCGCAGGACGGCGTGGTGAGCTTCTTCTGGAAGGAAGGCGATCGCGTGCTCGTCAAGCGCGGCGTGACGATCTCGAACCCGAACATGGGCGGCGCCTGACGCTCAGGCCGCCGCCGCGGTGCGACGTGTCGCGGCGATCGCGACGAACACGCTGGCGACGAGGAGCGCCGACGCGAGCAGGAAGGGCATGCCCGGGAGGTTCCAGCCGCGGCCGCTGATCGACGCGGCGAACGTCTCGGCGAACAGCGCCGGGCCGATGAGGCCGGTGACCATCTGGATGCTGGCGAGCGCGCCCTGCAACGCGCCCTGCTCGGAGCGTCCGACGCGGCGCGTCATCAGACCCTGCGCCGCCGGACCGTAGAATCCCCAGAGCGACATGATCGGAATGCCCGCGACGAACGCGGCGCCGGTCGGGGCCAGGCCGTAGATCGCGAAGCCGACGACGCCCGCGGAGAGGCCGAACAGCACCGCCGGCCGTTCGCCGATCGCCGAGACGACACGGCCGACGAGGCCCGCCTGCACGATGGCCGAGCAGACGCCCACGCCGGCCAGCGCCCAGCCGACCGTGGTGCTCGTCCAGCCGTAGCGGTAGTCGGTGTAGAGCACGAAGACGCCCTGCAGCGACTGGTGGGCCAGGTGATAGAGGAAGTGGATCGCCGCGAACCCGACCAGGGTGTGGTGCGACCGCAACAACCGCAACGACCCGATGGGATTCGCGCGCGCCCACGAGAACGGCCGCCGATGTGCGGCGTCGAGCGACTCCGGCAGCACGAAGTAGCCGTAGGCCGCGTTGGCGAGGCTGAACGCCCCGGCGACCCAGAACGGCGTGCGCGGTCCGAACACGCTGAGCACGCCGCCGAGCGCCGGCCCGACGATGAACCCGATGCCGAACGCGGCGCCCATGACGCCGTACGCGTGCGCGCGACGTTCGACGGGCGTGACGTCCGCGAGGTACGCGAACGCCGTGGGGACGCTCGCCGACGTGATCCCCGAGAGCACGCGCCCGACGAACAGCCAGCCGAGCGACGGCGCCAAGGCCATGAGCAGGTAGTCGGCGCCGAGTCCGAGGTTGGAGAGCAGGATCGTCGGCCGTCGCCCGTACCGATCGGACAGCGCGCCGAGCACGGGCGCCGCGAAGAACTGGATGCCGGCCCACACGGTGCCGAAGAGCCCGACGGTCCGCGCGGCCGATGCCGTGTCGCCTCCCCGGAACTCCTCGATGAGCACCGGTAGCACCGGGATGATCATCCCGAGCGCCAGCATGTCGAGGAGGATGGTGATGAAGATGAAGGCAACCGCGGCCTGGCGCGTGCCCGAGGAGCGTGCTGTCGTCATGCTAGCATCCGGAAACGCATGCCTTCCCCCTCGCAAAGCCTCTACGATATCGAGGTGAGGGACATCGACGGAAATCTGTTCACGATGGAGCGCTATCGAGGGCGCGTCCTCCTCGTCGTGAACGTCGCCAGCCGTTGTGGTCACACGCCGCAGTACGCGGCCCTCGAGACGCTGTACCGCGCGCACCGCCGCGCCGGCTTCGTCGTCCTGGGATTTCCGTGCAACCAGTTCGGCCGACAGGAGCCCGGCACCGACGCCGAGGTGCGCGCGTTCTGCTCGCGCGTCTACGGCGTGACGTTTCCGATGTTCAGCAAGATCGACGTGAACGGGCCTGGCGCGCATCCGCTGTACCGGATCCTGAAGGCGCAGAAGAAAGGCATCTTTGGATCCGATCGCGTGAAGTGGAACTTCACCAAGTTCCTCGTCGGCCGCGCGGGTGCGGTGCTGCGGCGGTACGCGCCCGGCAAGCCGCCGGCCGCGATCGAACCCGACGTCGTCGCGGCGTTGGCGTCGGCGGCGTGATGAGCGGCGAGCACCCACGAGCGGCGGTGCTCCTCGTGCACCACGCGGACGCCGTTGGGCCGGAGGTCGATCCTCAGCGGCCGCTCTCGGCAGCCGGACGAGCTCAGGCGGCGTGGCTGGCCGATTACGCCAAACGCGCCGGCCTCGTTCCTGACGTCATCTGGCACAGCGGCAAGCTTCGCGCGCGCGAGACGGCTGAAGCGTTGCTGTTCGCGTGCAATCCCCGCGCGGTCTTGCGCGCCGTTCGCGGCCTGCGGCCGGAGGACTCGCCCGAGTGGGTGCGCGCCATGCTGGCTGGGGAGACTCAGATGGTGGCGCTCGTCAGCCACATGCCGCTGATGCCGGCGCTGCTGCGACGGTTGGTTCGGGCGGATACGGACTTCCCGCCGCACGGGATGGTGCTGCTCGACCGCGGCGACGAGGGCTCGTACGTCGAGCGATGGCGCATCGCGCCGCCGGCGACGTGAGCGTCAGCGGGCGGCGCGCTCGATCTCGAACGTCGCGGGCGCGGTGAGACGCAGCGTGAGCGGCGTGCCCGCCGCGAGCACGGCTTCCTTGGCGTCGCCGGCCATCACGGCCGCCGTGCCGCCTGCGGCGCCAGCCGTCGTGCCGATCGCCGCACCCTTCTTGCCCCCGAAGATGCCGCCGATGACCGCCCCGATCGCGGCGCTCGCGCCGATCTTCGATGCGGCCTTGCCGGTCGGCGCCTCGCCCAGCCGGATGATCGTCTCGGTCTGAATCGGCACGCGCAAGTCGCCGAGCTGCACGGACGTGAAGCGGACGCCAAGCTTCGCCTGCTCGTGGAACTTGCCGCCCCGCTGCACCGACGTGACCGCACCGTCGACGAGCGCGCCAGCGGGAATCATCACGCGGCCGTCGACGGTGACGTCGCGGACGACCTTGCCGGTGACACGGTCCTCGATCTTGGCGCTCTCGCTGGAGACGGTGGACGTGAGCTGGATGCCGATGACCGTGTCGCTTCGGACGGTGACTTCATCGAACGCTGGCGCCGCTGGCGCGGCGGCTGGTGCGACGACGACGGGCTGAGCAACGGCGTCCGCGTCGGAGGCAGACGGCGACGCGGCCTCTGTCGCCGAGAGCGGCCGCTCAGCGGCGGACGCTGGCGAAGACGGCGGCGCCGGCGGTATCGCGGCGGCCTCCGGCGTTGGAGGCGCGGCCGCCACCCTGGCCGCCGGACGCGCGGCGCGAGCCCGAAGCGACGTCTGAGGAGCCGGGGCCGACGCCGCGGGTGCGGACGTGGACGACCCGGCGGCCGGTTCGGCCTCGGCGGTCGTGCCGCCGGGCAACGTGGGACCGGCCGATGAGGCCGCGGCCGGGGCCGCGTACGGCGCCGAGTTGCCGGTGCGAACCGCGAGATACGCGCCGAGGCCGGCTGCCGCGATGCATCCGGCCCCAACCACTCCGACGATGAGCGATTTGGGAGAGATCACGATGTCCCCTGGAGCAAGGCGCGTACCGTAACACTGAAAGCGCGTGCCGCGCACCCGTTGCGCCCTGCCGCAGCGAGGAGGACAATGATTCGTCACCTCGCGCGCACAGGCCCGCTGATGCCTGTCTGTGGATCCGGCCCATCACAGAGAGGCGATCGGCCGAACGCGCGCCCTCCGCTCGACCGGTCCAGGAGCCGCATCCGTGAGACGCTCATCGTGAAGGTCATCGTCATCGGCGCGGGCGTCATCGGCGTGGCCGTGGCGGATGCCTTGGCGGGCCGGGGCGCCGCCGTCTCGGTGCTCGAGATGCGGGCCGTCGGCGCGGGCGCGTCGCAGGCGTCCGCCGGGATGCTCGCGCCATTCAAAGAGGCGCACGGGGACGCGCGCGTCCTCGAGCTGGGCACCCGCAGCCTGGCGCTGTTCGACGACTGGATCGCGTCGCTTCGCGCGTCCACGGGCCTCCCGATCGAATACGCCCGCACCGGCACGCTGGAAGTCGCGCTGGACGAGCAGGAAGCCGGCCGGCTGCACGCCGACCGAGCGGCGCTGCAGCAAGCCGGCTGTGATGCCGATCTGCTCGTGGGCGACGAGGTCAGGCGCTGCGAGCCGGCCGTCGCGGGTCGCGCCGTGGCGGCGCTCCTGACGCGTCCGCACGGTTTCGTCGGTGTGCAGCCGCTCGTCCGCGCGTTGGCGGAACGTGCACGCCTGGCCGGCGCCATCTTCGAAACGCCGGTCGAGGCCGCCAGCGTGGAGTGCATGCGCGACGGCGTCGAGGTCAAGATCGAAGACCGGCGGCTGTCGGCCGATGCCGTCGTTCTGGCGGCCGGCTGCTGGTCGCGCCGGGTCCGCGTGCAGCACCTGGCCGCGCTGCCCGTCCGCCCG belongs to Acidobacteriota bacterium and includes:
- a CDS encoding trypsin-like peptidase domain-containing protein; the protein is MATWGPQVPGSQPASDDVDLLDAYSRAVIGAVDVVSPAVVGVEVARRRRDAAAAPRDGQAAGSGFIFAPDGLVITNSHVVDGAAAVQVIQQDGQRHDADLIGDDPATDLAVLRISGGPFPWVSLGDSSSIRVGQVVVALGNPYGFQCTVTSGVVSALGRSLRGRTGRLIDEIVQTDAALNPGNSGGPLVTTAGHVVGVNTAIIMGAQGLSFAIASNIVRFVVSHLLQEGRVRRSYLGVAGERVPVGRALARAHQLHTSSGIRVMAVEPSGPAAAAGVRQGDIVVSFAGVPIGGVDELHRLLDADRIGRPAELGVIRMGELHRVTVVPRGDWPA
- a CDS encoding helix-turn-helix transcriptional regulator, producing the protein MAGEFESLAAARRAGVRADAVLLADPSSGQEELAARAAPPADPLTPRELEVLTLMADGLPNKAIAARLGISDQTVKFHVAAICGKLGARNRTGAVRLALAEGLIAI
- a CDS encoding serine protease encodes the protein MNAMSLSGFSEQLADLVDRASASVVQVQGRRRPASGVVLHPDLVVTTTRAIGQERGLRLRTSDGTAHDAELRGWDPATGLSLLKVTGAPLQPFEAEAPPPRTGHLIVGIARSWSNVVTATSGIVAIVGGPLPTGPGRAIERVMRTTAPMHGGFAGGAVLDVSGRFAGVATAQAIRGLAVVIPADIVGRVAARLAEHGTPRRGYLGIAGQAVRLPPGQQDARSPQRGLLIVGISPESPAERAGLMVGDVIVRFDAQAVESPVDLLALLDDGRVGREVGVRLLRGGSTIDATVIVGTRPHP
- a CDS encoding TCR/Tet family MFS transporter, which codes for MTTARSSGTRQAAVAFIFITILLDMLALGMIIPVLPVLIEEFRGGDTASAARTVGLFGTVWAGIQFFAAPVLGALSDRYGRRPTILLSNLGLGADYLLMALAPSLGWLFVGRVLSGITSASVPTAFAYLADVTPVERRAHAYGVMGAAFGIGFIVGPALGGVLSVFGPRTPFWVAGAFSLANAAYGYFVLPESLDAAHRRPFSWARANPIGSLRLLRSHHTLVGFAAIHFLYHLAHQSLQGVFVLYTDYRYGWTSTTVGWALAGVGVCSAIVQAGLVGRVVSAIGERPAVLFGLSAGVVGFAIYGLAPTGAAFVAGIPIMSLWGFYGPAAQGLMTRRVGRSEQGALQGALASIQMVTGLIGPALFAETFAASISGRGWNLPGMPFLLASALLVASVFVAIAATRRTAAAA
- a CDS encoding glutathione peroxidase, which translates into the protein MPSPSQSLYDIEVRDIDGNLFTMERYRGRVLLVVNVASRCGHTPQYAALETLYRAHRRAGFVVLGFPCNQFGRQEPGTDAEVRAFCSRVYGVTFPMFSKIDVNGPGAHPLYRILKAQKKGIFGSDRVKWNFTKFLVGRAGAVLRRYAPGKPPAAIEPDVVAALASAA
- a CDS encoding histidine phosphatase family protein, translating into MSGEHPRAAVLLVHHADAVGPEVDPQRPLSAAGRAQAAWLADYAKRAGLVPDVIWHSGKLRARETAEALLFACNPRAVLRAVRGLRPEDSPEWVRAMLAGETQMVALVSHMPLMPALLRRLVRADTDFPPHGMVLLDRGDEGSYVERWRIAPPAT
- the thiO gene encoding glycine oxidase ThiO gives rise to the protein MKVIVIGAGVIGVAVADALAGRGAAVSVLEMRAVGAGASQASAGMLAPFKEAHGDARVLELGTRSLALFDDWIASLRASTGLPIEYARTGTLEVALDEQEAGRLHADRAALQQAGCDADLLVGDEVRRCEPAVAGRAVAALLTRPHGFVGVQPLVRALAERARLAGAIFETPVEAASVECMRDGVEVKIEDRRLSADAVVLAAGCWSRRVRVQHLAALPVRPVRGQLLHLRWTGPQRPSRIVWGPRCYTVPWTDGSLLVGATAEDVGFDERATVAGVQALTSAVADLLPDSAGAALDEVRVGLRPASPDGLPLIGPVARAPRVVVAAGHFRNGILLAPLTAELVSGWLLDGTDDPAFALTSPNRFL